The following are encoded in a window of Amaranthus tricolor cultivar Red isolate AtriRed21 chromosome 2, ASM2621246v1, whole genome shotgun sequence genomic DNA:
- the LOC130805757 gene encoding uncharacterized protein LOC130805757: MILNKAWVKVKDRSSIDYVNGVDEFLNFSLSKVREDDRDSTTIRCPCNYCRNIFLKTKCDVRLDLLKSGMYEKYTFWELHGEELVESGEGDDVNESNDTDSGFTMLQDACGVGAMNVGSSQEALNIVEEYEKPNANAKKFFKLLEEYQEPLTMHGTTMSKLSYIVKLLHLKVLNNWSDKSFDSLLQLERQGYGAYLPTSYYEAKKLIKDLGLDYCKIDACENDCILFWKEHEKLIECPTCGLSRWKQEKEGSSKGVKVSRKVLRYFPLKPRLQRLYMCRKTSKDMRWHKERDATKVNDCDRIIDDDALSREEEDDTFLEDDNASGLDDTMRHPSDSFAWKSFDEEYSEFAKEVRNVRLGLACDGFQPFNNSQHSIWPVVLIPYNFPPWLCMKPYSFMLSLLVPGPTSPGINMDVYLQPLIEELKELWEICLDGLPKVITLVHVVIRKLNGLR, from the exons atgattttgaataagGCATGGGTCAAAGTAAAAGATCGTTCATCTATTGATTATGTAAATGGTGTTGATGAGTTTCTAAATTTTTCTCTTTCCAAAGTAAGAGAAGATGATCGAGATAGTACTACTATTAGGTGTCCTTGTAATTATTGTCGCaatatatttcttaaaacaaaatgtGATGTAAGATTAGACTTGCTTAAGAGTGGAATGTATGAGAAGTACACTTTTTGGGAACTTCACGGGGAAGAATTAGTTGAATCAGGTGAAGGGGATGATGTTAATGAGTCCAATGACACTGATAGTGGTTTCACAATGTTGCAAGATGCTTGTGGAGTTGGTGCTATGAATGTTGGGAGTTCTCAAGAGGCTTTAAATATTGTTGAGGAGTATGAGAAACCTAATGCAAATGCaaaaaagtttttcaaacttttagAGGAGTACCAAGAACCATTAACAATGCATGGCACAACAATGTCTAAGTTGTCatatattgttaaattattacatttaaAGGTTTTGAATAATTGGTCTGATAAATCTTTTGATAGTTTACTCCAATTAGAACGTCAAGGCTATGGCGCTTACCTTCCAACTTCTTATTACGAGGCTAAGAAACTCATTAAAGACTTGGGGCTTGATTATTGTAAAATTGATGCTTGTGAAAATGATTGTATTCTTTTTTGGAAAGAGCATGAAAAATTGATTGAGTGTCCCACTTGTGGTTTATCAAGGTGGAAACAAGAAAAAGAAGGCTCTTCTAAGGGGGTAAAGGTTTCTAGAAAAGTGCTAAGATATTTTCCATTGAAGCCTAGGCTACAAAGGTTGTACATGTGTAGAAAGACATCCAAAGACATGCGTTGGCACAAAGAAAGGGATGCTACTAAAGTGAATGATTGTGATAGGATTATAGATGATGATGCCCTTTCTAGGGAAGAGGAGGATGATACCTTTTTGGAGGATGACAATGCGAGTGGGTTGGATGATACAATGAGACATCCATCTGACTCCTTTGCATGGAAATCATTTGATGAAGAATATAGTGAATTTGCTAAAGAGGTGCGAAATGTTAGACTTGGACTAGCTTGTGATGGCTTTCAGCCTTTCAATAATTCACAACATAGCATATGGCCAGTAGTTCTTATCCCTTATAATTTTCCTCCTTGGTTATGCATGAAACCTTATTCATTTATGCTATCTTTACTAGTACCAGGTCCAACAAGTCCGGGAATTAATATGGACGTCTACCTCCAACCACTTATTGAGGAGTTAAAGGAGCTTTGGGAG ATTTGTCTGGATGGTCTACCAAAGGTTATTACGCTTGTCCATGTTGTC